The genomic interval TGTCATTTCCGACACTGTGGGATAACCGACGACACCTGTACGAGTCCATACTATATGAACTCGTCGACTTCCTAACAAAAAGTAAGATTAATGaacttcttcaaatattttacattttcaaatcatttggaaggaaagattagctaatacatgtcgcttttatttttgataatgtttccttatttgttcccagttttagtacaatagtgtttttattataaaactatattatcacacagttttaaacctttcattttataaggcagactgtgtgtaaTGTTattagtttcaaacaataactgcatcgtatctgtGAAAGGTTTTTGCTTTAGGTGCTCTGAATAATAGATGTACTcggggtttacctatacgtttattattatttgttttattgattagtttcctcaagttaatgcatactttaataagatttaccttttgcgttttatctttattaagaattgttgggataagagtgaggtttgtgcacataaactggtttaaacccccagtaaatttacattttactgaccgttccaaggcggtacctaacaattcatgataaacatacctagttttttttatatatatagtatgtatgcactgtgttgtttgtggaattttgtcctgttcttctatgtttcttgtttgtgttttatatctttggttttttttgttaaaactctttgctactgagcttgtttctgcagctttttgcatacatattgtCACAACACACAGAAAAAGTCATGACAGTGTTACCAGGAATATACAATTAACAGAAGAAGGAATACATTTTACTGAATGCCtgacttatatttttattttcgatGCCCTATTGACTGTTTAAAGAACATTAACATAGTGTACAACACATTCCACATCAATAAATTGTTTCCGACTGGCTTTGcttgcatatattttttatttatcttagtTAAACCATTTTTAACTGCCTGTatgtgttttacattttttaaatatctcatCTTATCTTAAATTTTATTGGCATTTACTTTATATCTCGATGGAATTTCAAGTTGACTCATAAAAATATTCTGGATTGAAAAATTGTTCTAAGCAGTTAATGAGCCTACTGGTGCCTGCAAATATTATAGTCGTTTAAGTAATAACTAAGGGGTGTGGAAAGGCATGTTGAACACCTCTAACTTATCAAATTTATACTTTCAACTTGCAAAAGTATAACTTAATATGTATTATActctaaaagtaaaaaataaagcacgtttataaatgtaaatttgaCACAGTTTTCACGAGAACAAAAGTATCAAATTGGTTTTATCCTTTAAGAAGggatttcataatatatttgaatatgaagTATAATACTGATTGTGTTGCCTACAACGGGCCTCTCAAATGTCAATCCTGTGCAACAGTAAGTAAGCTCAGTGCGCTCCGTATATCACTATGTCTAAAATCGTTTCGTCTCGCGGAAGGCACTTTAATTAATTGAGGCTGCTGCAAAGAAAATCTGCCTGCTCAACTTACTCGGGACATACACTTTTCTCGTACTTTTTCTATCGGTAAAAGTTGTCGTTTTAAAACCGGAAAGCGCTATTTGGTTAAACTTTTAAGGATAGTGCTGGATGAAAAAGGCTAAGCAGCGGTTTCGTAGAACGTTCTGCTTGTTTTATTACCTGTGTTATGGATGCTGCACGTCTGCCCTGACCAACCCGCATCACAAATGCACGAGTGCCCGCCAAACAAGACAGTCGGTGAAGGGTGACCATGGTCTCCACACACGTATGCTGTTATAGTGAagtttcaaaatcaataccatATAACACCCTTTTCTGTTTCTTTTGTGTGTCAATTGTCTTTGgtttttgtgtaaataaatttaaaatgcgGGACATGTGGTccataatataatacattgtacGACACGAGTCAAGAAGAAAAgatcagacaaaaaataaatttggtcGTTAAGACAGAAGAAATTTAATAATGTAGatcatatttcattattcttACGTTCGGCtacaagttaaaacaaaatataaacaatatcattacaCCATGCTATAAGCTAAACATGTGTATTCATTCAAGTCCGGCAATATATCACAGTATTTCGTAAATGTTATTTGCCTGCTCGATATTTGTGTTTGAATGTCGAATGTCATATCAGCACGACATTTTTGAATGTCCTACCAGCcggacatttatttttgaatgtcgaATGCCATACCAGCACGACACTCATTTTTAAATGGTCAATGTCGTTCACGCTCGACATTTATCTTTTGAATGTCGAATGTCGGATGATTTGCTAAATTCACACACCAAATTCAATTAATGGAGAGATGAGTTCATTACACTAATAAACCATAGTTTGTATGTAAACTGTAgctgttattttcaaataaccaGTGCCCTTAACAATGATAACGAAGCTGTGTCATTTAAACTAAAAAGCGTTGCAAACAAAGGACCAGTCTAAAAAGGTGGGGAAATGCAACAATCTAAAGCATATGGCATTTTGCAATGAATAGGGTAATCATGGTAACCTGTTAGAAAAGTATCGAAATCCTACAAttcttgtatttatattaacaacacTTCAAAGAACACTAACGAAGTAAGACAACtataattaaacatatcaatactgTTTCTTCAATGTGAACATTGGTCGAAAACGAAGGGCAATAAAAACAGCCCATTAACGATAAAAACCCCCTGTCCAGTCATTAAAACAATGACAGGAACTTCCGTCCCATAAGCCGTGGTTGTTACAGATCAAAGAGGGTTCACCCGTGTCTGTTTGGTTACATGAGCAAATGAATTTATACACATGCATGATGTACGAgttgttcatttataaatatcaaggAGAGTGGGTGTAGGGACTGTTGTGTAGCATAGTGTACACATTCAATAGGTATCGTACTTATATTGAAACATCGCTGTACTTTGAATATACTTAAGTTTTCAAATAGGGTAGACCATTGTATGCTGAATAGATTCgttattaaacatatatgtgtCCGAGTGTAAAATGGTTGCATTGCGTTTTGATTAGTCCATCATCTTTCgttaaaactaaaaagaaaCAATGATGTTGTAATGACTTGTTTTAATACAACCTTGTCACAACATTTTTCAGGCATGTTGTGATACACATCGAACAGACCACTATCACACTGTCATTACGATATTTCTACCGATAAACtgtgatattcaataaaaacaagcctGCTAAACTGCCACGTCATTTCGCCCGACATGCTGTTATACACAAGAAAAAGGTCATTGCTTACGGCATTATATGGTATACGACGAAAAGACCCCTTTATCACTGTAACGTCATTTCTCCCGCCATAGTGTGATATACAAAGAAAGGACCTTTTCATACTTAAACGTCATTTATCCCGACATGGTTTGATATACGACGAAAAGATGCGTTTTAAACCGTGACGACATTTTCGCAAGCACGCTGTGATAAACGACAACAAGACCTCTATCACACTGTTACGTCATTTCTCACGGCATGTTGTAATATACGACGATAAAAACACTCTCGCGCTACTATGTCATTTCTCCAAAACATGGTGTGATGACCCCTTTCACACTGTCACAATATTACTCTAGGCATGCTGTAATATACGAAGGAAGGACCCTTTCCACACTGCTACGACATTTATTCCGGTATGCAGTGATATACGACGAAAAGATCCCTTTCACACTGTCACGAATTTTCTCCAGGCATGCTGTGATATACGACCCAACGACAACTTTCACACTTACACACACGTCATTTCTCTCGATATTGTGTAATATACGACGAAAAGACACCTTCCACACTGTTAAGACATTCATCCCGGAATGATATGACATACGATGAAAAGACGCCTTTCACACTGTAATGACAATTTCCCCGACATAGTTTAATGTACGAATAAAGACCCTTTCACACTGTTACGTCATTTCATCCTACATGCTGTGAAATACGACGTAAGGATGCCGTTCACGCTGTCAAGACATTTCTCTCAGCATGCTGTGATATACGACAAAAAGACCCATTTCACACTGTCATGACATTTGTCCTGACATGCTGTGATAAACGACAAAAAGACCCCTTTCACACTATCAAGACATTTTCCCCGGCAGGCTTTGATAAACCACAAAAAGACCCCTTTCACACTGTCATGACATTTCTCCCGACATGCTGTGATATACAATGAAAAAGACTCCTGTCACAATGTCACGACCGTTCTTCCGTAATGCATACAAAATTATATCACTTCGACACTATGAAATTAAAGACGAAACAGCTCAACGTCCTACTTTATATCACGACTTCGACTTTAACACTACAAGAAGGGAACACTACAAGTGAAGGGTTTAAATGAAATCGCTGCAAATCGTAGCAGAATTCGTGACAGTCTGACAGGGATACTAGGTTTGTAACACCAAGTGGTAAATGATGAGTCCACATTTCAATTAATCACTGTCTTGTCTTGTCACTATTTTACGTCATATTGCATTATGTTCGGCACCAGAATTGAATAATTTAACGTGTAACGACAAGTAAGCGTAGCGCAATCCATATGTTCTAATGTCTAGAATGTTGCTATAACGCGGAAAGCACTCTTATCGATGTAGGCCGTTGCATAGAAAATCCACGTGTGAAAACAACACGGATTTTTCTGAAATAACACTTCAGTACTTcactttgtatataagtggaccgtTTTCCGTTTAAGCCTAATAGCGCTATTTTGTTCTAGCATGGtgctttataaacaaaattgcTGCGCAGCGGTATGGGAGAGCTTTCTGCTTAAACTACTACGTATGTCCAGGGTGGTACACGTCTCTCCTGACCATCCCACATCACATGTGCACGAGTAACCGTCAAGTGGGAATCCGTGGCCCCCACACAACAAGTAGGCTATCAAAGTAAAATAACAGAAAGGCATAATCACACTAATATTCCAtccgtttttgtttttgtcttttgttCGCCTTTCCACACATTTGGTTCATAATTTAAGCTAAGATAAGTTTTGTTCTGGGTcggcatacatatataaacataaaagatTTGTTAACCCCTTAAAATAACaagtttaacaatttattattacactttTCGTAGACAGGTCTAGAAAGTTCTTAATATACTGAATTAGCTAAAAATGGCACAAAGAAACAAACAGTAACTTGATAAACGGCAAACTTTTTATATCCTGCATTTTTGTAATAGAATTATGATTATATCTCGCCGCAACTCCTTTAATATCTTAAGAGTGTGACAGAGATACTagttatatcaaaacattgttgCAACTTTTTCGTCAATCTTTTGAATAAAGATTGACCTAGGCATCTCTTGAATAAAGACTGACATAGGCAACTTTTATTATATTGGCGTTAACTTAATTTTTTCCAAGctatatcaatatcatttcaaCTTGACTTCCCAaagtaatgtttaaagtaaGAAAATGAGAATGCGTGTACGTAGTTAATGAGCGTACTGAAGTCATTAATAACATTACGCGTTGACATGCACTATTTGTAAGTAAGGTCGTTTCTGTTGGTACAAACtagttttgattttatattggcTCAGCGAAGGGTTTTTATTGTGACAGTTTGAAATAAGATAAACACCAGATTTATCGCTTGAAACTATCGACCCCTCACCCGAAGGCGGTTTCGTCGGCCTTTTACGTCCGAAAACCAGCTcaattaagaaaaaacaactttgCGGGCAGTGATCCAACCTATGTGTTGAAACACCATTGAGTTCATCTGCAGtgtcattattttaaagaagaaaTTTAGATATAATGGCTACATGCACAATGAACTCCATTCTGTTGTCAAGCTATATTATATCAGTAAACACTAAACATACTTTCACATTTACTTCCGCTGTATCCCAAGGAGCATACACAATGATGTCCGGTATTACTCCATACGCCGTGTTGACCACAGTCTGCAAATATTCTTATTTGGATATGAGACACCatgaagaaatataacaatatatcgGATCTATGAGATGATCTTTGAAAACTTATACTATCAGGAGTTTTTAAAAATTTTAGTATAAAATCACCCAATAAGACGACCGGCAGTGATCGCAGTCAGCAAGAATTTAAACGTACAAGGCAAGCGATTGGACTCCACGGACTAAACTACGGATTTTTATTGATGGACTGCAAACTCACTGATGGAAAACGAAGTTGTGCCATTTGAACTAATAAGCAGTGTTTAAAACTGGAATTTGAAATAAACCAACTCTTATAATAAactttttgtaattatattaacTTAAAGAAGTAAAACTTACCATGGGTAATAGGAGCAACTGAAAAATACAATCTGATACGAAGTGATCTACATTGACGACTAGAGTATATATCTGCCATCACGTGCGGCAATAGCTGGAATCCAGCGATATAATTTGGCACGACAAACGTTACAACAACCTATGCCAAATATATTTATCCAATTAAGATATAAACAAacttatctaaaaaaatatctcttttttacttgaataaaatttattcagtAAAAATGTTTATGGACTAAAGAAAagattgtttaataaaaaaataagtatgcactaaaatataaattgttctataagaaatagttttattcataaagattttatgAAGTTAACAAATTATATCGCATTAAAAAATTACgttcaataaaacatgtatatgaagttaaaaaaaatatatttcgtgTAATTACCATCATTGGATACTATCTACATCTTGTAACAGGAGTGTTTATTGGTTGAGGCAAAACAACATCAGAGCGCAGAATCAAAGTGGCTTGGTGACAGGAGCTCATCTAGccatgataaataataattttgtctAGTTGAACTGATTTATCAAGGCTTAATGGTCTTATATGAGCTCATGTCATTAAGCCACTGTGATTCAGAGTTTTCATATTGTTTGGTCTTAACCAATATActgcatataaatattttacttttcaaacttagttacaaaaaaacatgtaaattagaATGTTTAACATGGAAATCATACAGAATACATAATTTTCTGATATCCAATGCAAAAAATTATGATACATTATTTGAAGCAAGTTGTTTATACGCCTGTGTTCTTTAAGCCGAATATTACTAAAAGAAAATTAAAGTATAAGGCAGTATCGTTgatcatataaaatgtgttattttttccaTCGGAGAGCAATAACTCTTCCCGTCCGCGGAAGTTCATCTTAAACAGGATTTGATATGGCCTTattgtgtgaagttagctaaacgtACGACATTCGATTTAAGACATTCAAATGATTAATGCTGTGATGGTAAGAATTAAATACTGGACATTTAAGAAAGAATGTCGTTCTTGCATGACATCGGCCGTTTaacgttaaaaaaatatcgTGCGTTCGACATATGCCATTCGACATTTGTCATTCATAACTTGTACTTGTACAACAATTGACGAACAAATGTTCTAGGATGTCGTTGGGTATTCGCGATAGCATGCCATACATTTTTtgatgtccaatgtcgtgtcaAAACGAGATTCTCtctttgaatgtcaaatgtcagGCCAGCTCGACATTTGTGTTTGAATGTCGAATGTCATATTAGCACGACACTCATTTTAAATGGTCAATGTCGTTTACGctcgacattatttttttgaatgtcGAATGTCGGTTGTTTTGCTAAATTCACACACCAAAGGCAATAAATGTAAAGATGAGTTCATTACACTAATTAACCATAGTTGGTATGTAAACTGTAACTGTTCCTTTTCAAATAACCAGTGCctttaaaaatgaactttaCATTTGCACAAAAATTCCAactttattgttatatatgtttacttGAGGTAACGTGGTAAACTGGGCGTGTAAGACTAATTTCTATTGAATAATGTAAAAGCTCGATTTAGCTGATACGTTGTTTTATGCCGTCAAATTCATGAAAATGTTTTCACGATATTCTATCATGTTTATTGTCATATTCTCTGTAAGAATAAATAGTCTTTAAGATGATACCTTAATTATTGATaggtataaatacatataaggtatcaaaattatatttaatacaaagaAAAGGTAGTATTATTCAAGTTTCGAAAGcaatacaaaaatacacaaccatcgagataatataaataaaaactaaacatacTTTCACATTTACTTCCGCTGTATCCCGAGGAGCATTCACAATAATTATGTCTATCATTCCAATGGCCGTGGTGACCACAGTCTGTAAAAATACCAATATAGATATCAGCCAACATGAATGTACATTATCTCAGGTTTATAAGATCTTCTTTGAATACATATGtgaatcaaagcgctgaaagcgctgcaagactgtcggtgacgtaactgaagcaagcaaacactaccgcaaagttctttcaaatgaaacgtgatcaaatgatttcatacaaatgatgaacactctttaaggtagatgaagaaggataaatgtgattataataagcacaaatatattggccctacttaatcatgtatccaattgcctacaagattcttaattcaaatttcctaattttgaaccgctttaaatcagttaaatgcatattcattatgttaaaattgcttcaatttatgtcgtcgcttataacagtttcagcaagcaattacattccttcatttcattagggtctgttgaagccaatgtctttaaaatgcaaatactatacaaactatacccaagattcaagggacataataaaaatataactttaaaatgatgctctttcaagcctaaaaatgcctcccagaacttctatcaacagagtccacatatctacaaaatttgtgctcgagttactttctttgatataaaagtgaaaacaaatctgcatggtgctgtggcatcatacaatgaaaaaaactaatatctttaaaatttgttttctagtttgtttttattataaaagtgttaataaatctgcatggtgctgaagaaaaaaaactaatgtcttaatttcaaacctgcagcattaattagcgccatgttgtcaagaatatctggacaattgaatgaaatatgcatggaccgaaatgacagctggtttttcattgacaaaagatgcctttgaggcagttttaagattatgctattcaaagtatgagggtagttggtacagttttcactcatattcagatgatggctgatatttgctgataaacatgtatcctcttagcagcagggaataagtaaatgacagttttaatgaccaatattggagatgtgaccttgacctccaaatccaaaggggtcatctgctggtcaccccaaacctaaatttcaagtttgaaggccatgggtgcagactttgtcgagttgtcacacaggcaaactttttgcgttcaatggtctgtgacaaatcaatagggctcacctactggtcagacccaaccccaaagtcaagttgttcaagGGCCATGTGTGCAGGCTTTttccagtcattattagtacaaccttttagcattcaaggtcactgtgaccttgacttttgacccaatgaccccttaaatcaataggatcttctaatagtcagacttagcctccatgttgagtttgagggccataggtgcaggcattgtcaacttatcagtcagatgtatggtttgacaccttcctgttcaaggtcactgtgacctttgaccatattacccctaaaatcaaaaggggtcaactactggttaaaccaagttttcatgtcaagtttgacaataggtctaggaattgtagagttatcacccggaaaagctttggtctactgtcagacagacggacgtagcggccaacatgtgcaaagcaatatactcctcttctttgaaaggggcataataaattgaaattgattaaatatttttgtttattatgttaattaacttacactacatacaacaagtaccattttgatattttcgaatgttCATTTGGGCAggtacatgggttttgatctgactatgaacatgaaactacatagtgatgttccctcctatcaattctaaatttaaataaccatgagaaaaaaagaatgttttcactgcaccatgaataaatatgtcaaacaaaataaatgtcaagttattcaagattaatttaacactgttcttttgatgatttccgtgcattcctgactgcaggtttttcccattttcccacacagttatttcatattggccttacaaggtcagatcttgagttgggtcttcattgctggacactatctctttatctccacagaaaacacactggtgcaagtttcactgcaacaactgcaaaaaagtcatattatattctaactgaactctgcatcaatattcaattattttttattggatttaggaaatgtctttgttttaaagggttcatataaattaatgcatttttttcaatttaatgcattatcatgctggactctttgacattgatggttaaaacaaagaaggcatatgatttgtgtacagattaaacattattaattataaatatgttctttaataattataaatatgttctttaataaatagacaagtggcaacaatttcccctgttaaaaagtttacatttgcatatctgcagattaatcaattgcatttcttttgctttgattatttaagtaaaatgagttagacatgataacgcattaaaataagaaatatatttttgggcatcaaattatagtgtgtgccttcaatctagaaataaatttcttctcaacatatgctaaattataaaaaaatatataaaccaagattttgtttatgacatacctgcatagttagtggtctccataacagctcagaaatgctccctatgacaaactaagtgctggtgtatggctggggaatagtgctgctccaaccaatagcACAATTCTTCCTACATgtggaccagctcctcaatatggtttctgtcatggcagtgataacagtatgtaacatgcccttttctactttccagagaatgaatcttccaatctaaattacaaatataaaaacaaatatatacatatgcacatgtaatgttgttaaaaacaaaccatttatatgccacaaaactataagattttaggtgaaaattgagccaaatcaaaacatttagtcatttaaagctgcactctcacagatttactatttttacaacttttgtatttttttgtcttggaatgacctatttttttgctaaaatatctgcaaaccagtgatataagactactgacaaaatattagattgcagacttccatatttcaggtcgaaaacaaaggttttatggcttaaagcgttactaacggtttaagaaaaatacataaaacattttgaacttaaatataaacattttctgacaaatttattgtcagcaatcttatatgaatggttaacatgcatttgcacataaattggcccgttccaagacaaaaaataaataaagtagtcaaaacattcaatctgtaagagtgctgcactctcagtcacagattgaaggttttgacaacttcttttactttttggcttggaataagctaatgaaaagcagtatgaaaactgatgaaataagactgctgacaaaagataagatcatgttttttacatttacatttgtaactattgttttttttttggttaaaagcattacttacgctttactaataatgagatttttggcacagaacatcatcttttgaccgtattaaaataagaaaacagcgttccaatattttcagttgtcttttttgactgaattaatataagaaagcagcgatcccctttttccagttgtctgttatgtccagtgttcagaaattcgcataaaataattcattacaagaccaagaaataaaaaaagagttcgtaaaacagacaatctgtgagagtgcagcttaaacatctgatatgcattatcagccaagtgcagacctactcacatcctggctacacaaccagtacattcatcagctttactgattcgaatcaggcacatttatattggtagactagcattttaccattctgtgctggccagtaaagttctcatttgaattcattttttttgccaactctgtttcaactgaacttcctaaatgaatgagaagtttcaaaaaataattacaatatctcagtaaatacctgcatttatgtgtttcttgtgcaatctgtcagctttggtaggctcaggtttcattttgtccacctcaatacttctagtctgatgtactgccatccaatttttaagtcaggtcaggcagccatttcagctttgttccagttgattgtatcagatgatgttaacaatactagccttgtatccaggcaattctcaatctgaaagtttacgaaagaacatggcctgtaatatttaataaaagaatcataattgtttactcctggatgatgggttctaaagtaaacctttgagaaaagatgctactggtatggtgcttgaacccacgaccatgtgaacacttgcatagagatctgtcaaactgagctaactgggtaactgatttttaggcagctcccagcttggctctacaattgacaggtgcattatacattatagagacaataaatcaaacacttgaagcactagtccaaataatagtatcttaactgatctttttacaaattttgaaatggcatatccttcacatacaatttttttgtaccaaaagtgggtagctattccgattgggattccgggtcaggtaattatatatatctaaaatatgagttatgttcacaaaaaaaaaaaaaaaacctgacgaattattatgagtttgatg from Mya arenaria isolate MELC-2E11 chromosome 7, ASM2691426v1 carries:
- the LOC128239988 gene encoding neurogenic locus notch homolog protein 1-like, coding for MDIKTVLVIVVVLLEHKDLRCCGQGGSHQHVAPITHDCGHHGHWNDRHNYCECSSGYSGSKCEIAPITHDCGQHGVWSNTGHHCVCSLGYSGSKCETYVCGDHGHPSPTVLFGGHSCICDAGWSGQTCSIHNTETITTGAPKLETTTSNTGTVGATCADLDPIACQRQTNVCQDITMAELACPKTCNMC